Below is a window of Pseudomonas sp. B21-040 DNA.
TGAACAATCCCAACATCACTTTCGTTTTCATGTTTGCTCCCGATTGTTTGTTTTTTTAGGTGCTAACAGCGGTTGATCTCGTACAACGTGGGACCGAGAGTAAATCAATGAATTATTTATTTCAACACCACTTGTCAGTGAATTTTTTACTCCGCCGCCATCTTTAGTTTTCCTTAAGCGTCACGTCCAATGGGCTGGTTACGGTCAGAACCGACCAAGGTGGCCGCGCGCAGAAGACTTCGCGGCAGGCAGAAAACGGCAAATTGCGGTCGCTCAACTGCTTCACCCTCGCTTAAGGACTAGCCGAGTGATATACCGCGGTTGGGTCTAATGCATGACAAAAAACAGGCAGTCTCATGATGCGATTCTCAATTTATAGCGGATTGGTTTTGGTGGGCTACTCGGCGCTCGATTACGGAGATCCCCCGATGGGCGTTGCTTTCGGCCAATTCGAACCTGCCGATGAGTACGCAGCTATCCAGAACCAGTGCTCCACGAACCATCACGACCAGACCGTTCTGGATCTTTCTGTTCAGACCGAAGCGGGTCTGGTCATTCCATGTGCGGGTTTGGCCATCCTGGATTACTCCGAAGAGCTCCCGCCGCCGTGCATCGAAGTGAACATTTTCGGCATTCCACATCCTCTCTATGGCGAGCTGTTTCCTAAGCAGGTCACCCTGTATGAGCGTCAATTCAGCTAATCGGAATGTCCCGCCGATGTCCGCTTTGGGTCGTTCTGCCGGTCGTAACCATGAAACATGGCGACTGTCTGCACATGTCAGAAACTGCCGAGATTCAGCCCGCGTGTCCAACCACCACTCGACCAGCCTCCCCTAAAAGCATGTCAGACATTTCCTCGATTTCTGGAAGGCGTTCACGCGTTTAACGGCGCCTGTTTAAAGACATCCGAAGTTACTTCCCGAAGGCTACAAAACCTTGCGCCGTTACCTACGGCTAAGCCAGAATCCGCCGGCTTGTGCGTCGATGGCTCGGGTTTTATCGTTTCCCGGTCGCTGAAAAACAGTGATCGGGTTTGGTAGCCCGTCTTTCACATGTCGCATAACGTCACCTTTTACAGATGCTTTTTAGGCATTCGTTTTTATGGTGGCCATGCGCAGGGCGCCCTCGGGCGCGCCGGATTTTCCATGTGGGCCGGTCTACCAACCTTCGTATGGCCACCACCTTTCGTTTGGTAGCGAAGGTGATGGCTCCGATAATCCCATATGGAGTTTCATCTATGTTCAAGGTAACGCCCAATCCACCAGACACCGAATCGCTAGACACCGATTCACCCGACACCGACCCAGCCTCCCCCTACTCATCCCTCGATTCCAAAAAACTCCACGCCGCCGCCGAGCGTGCCCTCGATTTCTACCTCAACCCGGTGGCACTCATGAACGACACCCCACGCAAACCCAGCACCATTTATATGATTGCCCCGGATGTCGACCATGAAACCCTGCTGGTTCAAACCTGCGAGAACCTGGCATCGGCCAGTGTCATGGCCAGCAACGTGGCGGCGTTGTTAGACGGCACCCACCGCAGTACCGTGCTGGCGCTGCAGCAGGTCATCATGCTGGGGGAATTGGCGGTGAATCGAATGCTCGATAACTTCGTTCCGCCCAAGTAAGCAGTCGCGCATTAGTGAGGGGTTCGCCCTCCTCGCTCACGCGCGGATTTGTATCAATCTGTAGATTCTGCCGTGATCTTACACAGCGATACACAACGGCCGGTTCACGACACACAGGCACTACATGAGGGTGTAACAGTCGCCACGTCGCCAGGAGGTCCATGACCCTGCGACCTGAACGATGAAGCCATCAAACCCTCAGCAGGAACCTGCCATGATCAATCAAATCGAGACTGTGCTTTACACCGGCAAGACCCATACCATTGGCGGCCGCGACGGTCAGTCCAAGAGTTCGGATGGACGCCTGGACATTAAGCTGTCCCCGCCCGGTTCGTCTGGCAGCGGCACCAATCCGGAACAACTGCTGGCAGCGGGTTGGTCGGCCTGTTTCATCGGTGCGATGGGTAAGGCGGCAGTCGCGCTGAAGGTGACCCTGCCGAGCAACGTGGCCGTGGATACCGAGATCGACCTGGGCAAAACCGAGAACGCGTTTTTCCTCCAGGCACGTCTGAATGTCAGCCTGCCAGGCCTGGACCCAGCCGTCGCTCGTGCGGTGGTGGACGCGGCCCACCAGACCTGCCCGTACTCCAAGGCAACCCGCGGCAACATCGATGTCGAGATCAATCTGATTTGATCGCGACCCCTCGGCCAGCCTGCCTTTGGTGGCAGGTTGTGCCGATATTAGCTTTCCATCCTGTGACGCTTTTCCCAGGATGAAATCGGTCTAAAAAGCGCCCTTTACACAGCAGATGCTTTGCTATGCTCACTTATGTAGGTGAAGACGCAGACTGATGCGCAAGCGGATAGCAAGGAGACGTGGGGCACGTCCCGAAGGGTACACGGTTAGAAAGATCTCCGCGCTGAGATCCAGCCCTTACGCCGTGTGAAGCAGAAGTACATAACACTGTTCTGTCAGAGTCCTGATAAACCTTGTAAGCCAGAAACCAGCACTGGCCACCTACTCGAATTCCAAGCCCGCCTCGTGCGGGCTTTTTCGTTTCCGCCATTTACAAAACACCGTCCTCTCCACACCTGCGCACCACTCGTCGCCGAGGCCCCCTTCTCCCCCTTGACACTCATTGGGGTCTGTAGGATTATTATTACATCTCATACGATATAACCGCATACGATCAAAAATCAAACTGTAGAGGATTCACCCCATGAGCAAAATCGAAAAAGTCCTGGCCTCCGGCAAAACCCACACCACCTTGAGCGCTGTTGGTTTTACCTCGCGCGGTCATAACGGCAACCTCGATATCCAGCTGTCATCGCCAGGCAGCACCGCGCCTGCACACGTGTTCGAAGCCACCCAGCCGCACCCAAAAGCCGAGCAACTGTTCGCCGGTGCATGGTCGGCCTGCTACATCGCTGCCGTCGGCCTCGCCGCCAAGCAAAATAACGTTGAACTGCCGTCCGACGTGTCGGTGGATATCGAAGTCGACCTCGGTCAAACCGGTAACGCCTACTTCCTGCAAGCCCGCCTGACACTGCGCGCACCCGGCCTGGATCACGCTGTTGCGACCAAACTGGCCCATGAAGCGGACCAGATCTGCCCGTATTCGAAAGCGACTCGCGGCAACATCGACGTGGCCATCAACGTCCTCACGGCTTGAAGATCGGCCTTATAAACGCCCCATATATATCGCATGCGACCAACACGCATGCGAAACAAACCGAACACATTCAAGAGAATCCTCATGAGCAAAATTGAAAAAGTCCTGGCCACCGGCAAAACCCACACCACCGCCAGCAGCACCGGCCACACGTCGCGCGGCCATAACGGCAGCCTCGACATTGCGCTCTCGTCGCCCGGCAACACCGCACCTGTACACGTGTTCGCCGCGACCCAGCCGCACCCGACCGCCGAGCAACTGTTCGCCGGCGCATGGTCGGCCTGCTACACCGCCGCTGTCGGGCTGGTGGCCAATGACATGAACGTGGTGCTGCCAGGGGATTTGTCCGTCGACATCGAAGTCGATGTCGGTCAGACCGGTCAGGACTATTTCCTCCAGGCGCGATTGACGCTGCGCGTGCCTGGCCTTGCGGACGACATTGCACGGACACTGGCGCACACTGCCGATCAAATCTGCCCGTATTCCAAAGCAACGCGCGGCAACATTGATGTGGACCTCAAGGTCCTGACGGCGTAAGAACCTGATCCAACTGGCTACTACTGAGGAGTGAGCACGATGACCACGCAAACCGAAACCGCCATCCTGGCCGGCGGCTGCTTCTGGGGCATGCAGGACCTGATCAGAAAAATGCCCGGCATCCTGTCTACCCGCGTGGGCTACTCGGGCGGTGATGTGGCCAATGCCACTTACCGCAACCACGGCACCCATGCGGAAGCGATCGAGATTGTCTTCAATCCGCAGGTGATCAGCTATCGCCAGATCCTGGAGTTTTTCTTCCAGATTCACGATCCCTCGACGACGAATCGTCAGGGCAACGATGTTGGGCTCAGCTACCGTTCGGCGATCTTCTATCTCAGTGAGGAGCAACGCGACGTCGCCGAAGACACCGCGGCCGACGTCGATGCCTCAGGTCTGTGGCCTGGCAAAGTGGTGACGGAGATCGTTCCCGCTGGTCCGTTCTGGCAAGCCGAGCCGGAGCATCAGGATTACCTTGAAAAAGTGCCCAATGGTTACACCTGCCATTTCATTCGGCCGAACTGGAAACTGCCTAAACGTGCACTCTGAATCAATGACTTGGGTCCCGGCAACGGGACCCAATGTTCATCAGGTATTGGTCTTCAACTTGGTCCACAACCGGGTACTCAACCGTGCAATGGCAGCCGGTAGTTCTTCTACGGTGAACAGTTTATCCAGCACACTTTTTGGCGGGTAAATCGCCAGGTCCTGCTTCACGGCCGGCACGACGTACGCATCAGCCGCACTGTTAGGGTTGGCGTAATGGATGCTGTTGCTGATGTTGGCAATCACTTGCGGCGTCAGCAGGTAGTTCATGTAGGTGTAGCCGTTCTTCTCGTGAGGCGCGCTCTTGGGCATGACCACCATGTCGAACCACAGCGTCGAACCTTCGTCGGGAATCGAGTAAGCGATGTCGATGCCGTTGTTGGCTTCCTTGGCACTCGCGGCGGCTTGCACAACGTCGCCATTGAACCCGATCACCGCGCAGACATTGCCGTTAGCCAGGTCGCTGATGTACTTGGAGGCATGGAAGTACTGCACGTAGGGCCTGATTTTGAATAACGCCTGCTCGGCTTTTTTGTAGTCCGCCGGCTCGTGACTGTGCGGTGGCAGGCCGAGGTAATTGAGGGTGATTGGCAGGACTTGCGTCGGGTTATCGATAATCGCCACCCCACACGCACTCAACTTTTTGATGTTGTCTTCATCAAAAAACAGTTTCCAGGAATGGGTGATGTCCGTGTTGCCGAAGATCGCCTTGATTTTCTCGACGTTGTAGCCAATACCCGCCGTGCCCCACATGTACGGATAGCCGTACTGATTGCCCGGGTCGTTGACCTCGAGTTTTTTCATCAACGCCGGATCGAGGTTCTTCCAGTTGGGCAGCTGGCTCTTGTCGAGCTTCTGGATCGCCCCGGCCTTGATCAAGCGGGAGAGAAAGTGGTTCGACGGGCTGACTACGTCATAACCGGTGTTGCCGGTCATCAACTTCGATTCCAGGACTTCGTTGCTGTCGTGAATATCGTAAGTGGCCTTGATCCCGGTTTCCTTGGTGAAGTTGACCAGGGTGTCATCGGCAATGTAGCCATTCCAGTTGGAAATGTTGACCTGTTCTTCGGCATAGCTGACTGCCGACACCGTCGAGAGCAAGACCATCAGGGAAATCGTGTTAACGCGCATGTTCAATCACCTTTTTGTTCTTTTGTGATAACCGGGTTTCTAGAATTCTGTCTTTGCCCGAATGGCCTCTACGCGCATCCGAAGCATGGCACCGATGTCGAGCAACGGTCGCGGCGGCAGCCAGCCCGGCTGTGCGCGCTGCATCACCGAATCGAGCATTGGCGAGTCAATGCCTGAGGCCAGTTCCGCGAGCAACCGCCCCCACAACGTGCCGCGCGCCACGCCGGAACCGTTGCAGCCGGCCACGGCGTACACGCCCTCTTGCACCTGCGAAAAATACGGCTGCCCGGAGCGCGAGGCGCTCAGGTGTCCGGTCCAGGTGTATTGGATGTCTTGCTCGCCCAGCCAAGGGAAACGCCGTTGCAAGCCGAGCACATGGTGCTGGCGACGGATCGACAGTTCGCTGGCGGACAAATCCCGGGAACGGTATTCCGCGGTGTTGCGGATCATGACTCGACGATCAGGAGTCAGCCGTACCGTGGCGCCGAGCGGCCGGGTCGACAAAACGCCCCACGGTTCCACGCTGCCCATGTTGCGAAACTCTTCGTCGCTTAATGGTCGTGTGAGACTGGCGCTGAGTTCCATGGCAAAGGTTCCGCTGCCCTGAATACCGGCGCGAGGCACGAAGGCGTTCAGGCACACCAGCACTTGCTTCGCCTCGATGCTGCCCTCGATGCCGTTGGCCCGCAGACGCCCTTTTGCCAGGCGCTCAAGACCGGTGATGTCGGTGTTTTCGTAGACGGTCACACGTTCCGGCAGCGCATCGAGCAAGCCTTGCACGTATTTGGCCGGTTGCAGCAGCGCATTGCCCTTGCCGCACCAGATTGCGGCGCGGTAATGCCCGGTGCCGAGTTTCTGCGCCAGTTGTTCACCTTCCAGATACTGCGCAGTTGCCCCGAGTGCCCGCAGCGTTTGCAACTTGGCCTCGACGTCGGTCAATTTGCGGGCATCGCTGACGGCAAAGTAGTAGCCCGAATCGCGAAACTCACACTGGATGCCGTGACGCAGAATCATCGCGTGCACTTCGGCATTGGCCGCACGTGAAATGGTGGTGTCCACCTCAAACCCGGCGAACCCGGGGCTGTCGATCAACTCATCGGTGCCCGGGTGTTCATGGGCCACCACAAAACCGGAATTGCGCGCCGAAGCACCTTGCGCAGCGCGCTGGCGGTCGACCACCACGATGCGCGCCTGAGGGTGCAATTGCGCGAGGGCGTGGGCGGCGCTCAAGCCGGTAATGCCGCCGCCGATCACCAGCCAATTGGCTGTTTGCGGCCCTTTCAGACGATCACGTACTGGAGCGCTTTGAGCTTGCGCGATCCAGCCACATTCATTTTTCATGCGTCACCTGCCTAGACTCTTATTCCCGGCCTGCTCATGCGTGAATCGCATAGGCGATAAGTGATGGCAGCCGTCAGGGCTAGAATCTATTAGGTCTTCGGTGATACAACCAACGTTATAAAATCATTGAGCCATTCTGAAAACGCATGGATAAAATTCGCCACGTGCCCAACCTGCAGGCCTTGCAGGCGCTGGTGGAAGTCGCTGATGCCGGTAGCTTCACGCAAGCCGCGAACACGCTCTGCCTGACCCAAAGCGCCGTCAGCCGACAAATCCAGCAACTGGAGAGTCACTTCGGCGTGCCGCTGTTTGTGCGCAGCAGCCGCAGCCTTCGACTGACGCCGGAGGGCGAACTGGTGCTGACCAGCGCGCGCAGTATCCTTGAGCAACTGAAAACCCTCGAAGACCGCCTCTCCCCGCAAAAACGCCCGTTCCGTATCCGCATGCATGTTTCACTGGCGGTACGCTGGTTGTTGCCGAAACTGAGCGACTTCTATCGAAATCACCCGGACGTTTCCCTGTCGATCGAGACCGTGGCGACCGAAATTGTCGAGCCGGCCAGCGACAGCGATGCCTACATCCTCTACCTGCCCGAGCCGTCCAGCGATCCTGCGTGCCTGACCCTGTTCGAAGAAGCGCTGATTCCGGTGTGCGCCCCCGGCCTTGCCAGCGCTACCCGGCCGCTGGCGTCGATGGACGACCTGAGCGGGTTTGCCCTGCTGCATCGTTCGGCCGACAAACAAGCGTGGATCGATTGGCTGGCGGCCAATGGCGGCAAGTCGCTGGAGGACTATCGGCACATTCCCTTCAACCTCGACGAGTTGGCGCTGGATGCTGCGGCACGGGGTCTGGGCGTGGCGATGACCGACATGACCCTGGCCCAGGAATCGATCGAGCGTGGTGTGCTCGTCGTCCCGTTCGGCGCCCCGTTGAAGACCCGAGGGCTGTATTCGTTGTGCCTGCAACCCTCGGCGGCGTCCCATCCGGCGTGCGCGCTGATCATGCAGTGGTTTGCCGGGCAGGCCGAGGGGCTGGTGAGTGCCAACAAGCCCTTCTGACCCACAGGGTTATGGGGTGGTTTCAAGTTTGTTGCTGTACCACCCCACGTTCTTCCAGCAAACGCACAAACATGGTCAGGCTCTGCGACACCGTGCCCCGGCGCCATACCAGCCAGGTGCGCAAATAGCGGAAAGACTCCGACAGCGGCCAGATACTCACCGTGGTGCAACCCGGCATGCTTTCGAGCATGCTGCGCGGCATCAGCGCCAGGCCCGCACCGGCGCTGACGCACGCGAGCATGCCGTGATAGGACTCCATTTCGAAGATCTTGCCCGGCACCGCCGCGTCCTTGGTGAACCAGCTTTCGAAGTGGTGCCGGTACGAGCAATTGGAGCGGAAGGCGTAGATGTTTTCGCCGTTCACATCCTGCGCGCGATAAATCGGTGAATGGTGGAGCGGCGCGATCAGCACCATCTCTTCTTCAAACGCCGGCACGCCTTCCAGTGCCGGGTGCAACACCGGCCCATCGACAAACGCGGCGGCCAGCCGGCCCGACAGCACCCCATCGATCATGGTCCCCGAGGGGCCGGTGGACAGGTCCAGTTCAACCTTGGCGTGTTTCTGGTTATAGGCCGCCAGCAGCTCGGGAATGCGTACCGCCGCCGTACTTTCCAGTGAACCCAAGGGGAATGAACCTTGTGGTTCTTCGCCTGCCACGGTGGCGCGGGCTTCCTGGACCAGGTCGAGGATGCGCCGGGCATAGTCGAGAAAACTCCAGCCGGCCGGCGACAAACGCAGGCGGCTTTTCTCGCGGATAAACAGGTCCACGCCCAGGTCCTGCTCCAACTGCTTGATCCGCGTCGTCAGGTTGGAGGGCACTCGGTGGATGTGCTGCGCGGCGACGCTGATGCTGCCGTGCTCGGCAACGGCCTTGAAAATTTCCAACTGAACCAGATCCAAGTCATTCTCCAAACGTGAACGTTATGCTCAGTATTATTCAGTTTCCAGAAATTTAACACCACCGTAACCTGCGCACATTCCCACCTAGCAGGACGGTGCCATGACGCAAGTTTCCAGCCTTACCCACGCCATTTCGATCAACCCGCTCAACGGCGAACAGATCGGCCACTACCCTTTTGAATCCGACTCGGCACTGCAAGCGGCTCTGGCACGGGCGGCTGGCGGGTTCCGCGTCTGGCGCAAAACTGCTGTTGAGCAACGCTCGCAGTTGTTGATCGCCCTGGCCAAGGCCCTGCGCGACAGCGCCGATAAAATGGCCAGCATGATTACCCTGGAAATGGGCAAGCCAATCACCCAGGCGCGCGGTGAAATCGA
It encodes the following:
- a CDS encoding DUF6124 family protein; the protein is MFKVTPNPPDTESLDTDSPDTDPASPYSSLDSKKLHAAAERALDFYLNPVALMNDTPRKPSTIYMIAPDVDHETLLVQTCENLASASVMASNVAALLDGTHRSTVLALQQVIMLGELAVNRMLDNFVPPK
- a CDS encoding organic hydroperoxide resistance protein is translated as MINQIETVLYTGKTHTIGGRDGQSKSSDGRLDIKLSPPGSSGSGTNPEQLLAAGWSACFIGAMGKAAVALKVTLPSNVAVDTEIDLGKTENAFFLQARLNVSLPGLDPAVARAVVDAAHQTCPYSKATRGNIDVEINLI
- a CDS encoding Ohr family peroxiredoxin is translated as MSKIEKVLASGKTHTTLSAVGFTSRGHNGNLDIQLSSPGSTAPAHVFEATQPHPKAEQLFAGAWSACYIAAVGLAAKQNNVELPSDVSVDIEVDLGQTGNAYFLQARLTLRAPGLDHAVATKLAHEADQICPYSKATRGNIDVAINVLTA
- a CDS encoding Ohr family peroxiredoxin yields the protein MSKIEKVLATGKTHTTASSTGHTSRGHNGSLDIALSSPGNTAPVHVFAATQPHPTAEQLFAGAWSACYTAAVGLVANDMNVVLPGDLSVDIEVDVGQTGQDYFLQARLTLRVPGLADDIARTLAHTADQICPYSKATRGNIDVDLKVLTA
- the msrA gene encoding peptide-methionine (S)-S-oxide reductase MsrA encodes the protein MTTQTETAILAGGCFWGMQDLIRKMPGILSTRVGYSGGDVANATYRNHGTHAEAIEIVFNPQVISYRQILEFFFQIHDPSTTNRQGNDVGLSYRSAIFYLSEEQRDVAEDTAADVDASGLWPGKVVTEIVPAGPFWQAEPEHQDYLEKVPNGYTCHFIRPNWKLPKRAL
- a CDS encoding polyamine ABC transporter substrate-binding protein — encoded protein: MRVNTISLMVLLSTVSAVSYAEEQVNISNWNGYIADDTLVNFTKETGIKATYDIHDSNEVLESKLMTGNTGYDVVSPSNHFLSRLIKAGAIQKLDKSQLPNWKNLDPALMKKLEVNDPGNQYGYPYMWGTAGIGYNVEKIKAIFGNTDITHSWKLFFDEDNIKKLSACGVAIIDNPTQVLPITLNYLGLPPHSHEPADYKKAEQALFKIRPYVQYFHASKYISDLANGNVCAVIGFNGDVVQAAASAKEANNGIDIAYSIPDEGSTLWFDMVVMPKSAPHEKNGYTYMNYLLTPQVIANISNSIHYANPNSAADAYVVPAVKQDLAIYPPKSVLDKLFTVEELPAAIARLSTRLWTKLKTNT
- a CDS encoding FAD-binding oxidoreductase; amino-acid sequence: MKNECGWIAQAQSAPVRDRLKGPQTANWLVIGGGITGLSAAHALAQLHPQARIVVVDRQRAAQGASARNSGFVVAHEHPGTDELIDSPGFAGFEVDTTISRAANAEVHAMILRHGIQCEFRDSGYYFAVSDARKLTDVEAKLQTLRALGATAQYLEGEQLAQKLGTGHYRAAIWCGKGNALLQPAKYVQGLLDALPERVTVYENTDITGLERLAKGRLRANGIEGSIEAKQVLVCLNAFVPRAGIQGSGTFAMELSASLTRPLSDEEFRNMGSVEPWGVLSTRPLGATVRLTPDRRVMIRNTAEYRSRDLSASELSIRRQHHVLGLQRRFPWLGEQDIQYTWTGHLSASRSGQPYFSQVQEGVYAVAGCNGSGVARGTLWGRLLAELASGIDSPMLDSVMQRAQPGWLPPRPLLDIGAMLRMRVEAIRAKTEF
- a CDS encoding LysR family transcriptional regulator, yielding MDKIRHVPNLQALQALVEVADAGSFTQAANTLCLTQSAVSRQIQQLESHFGVPLFVRSSRSLRLTPEGELVLTSARSILEQLKTLEDRLSPQKRPFRIRMHVSLAVRWLLPKLSDFYRNHPDVSLSIETVATEIVEPASDSDAYILYLPEPSSDPACLTLFEEALIPVCAPGLASATRPLASMDDLSGFALLHRSADKQAWIDWLAANGGKSLEDYRHIPFNLDELALDAAARGLGVAMTDMTLAQESIERGVLVVPFGAPLKTRGLYSLCLQPSAASHPACALIMQWFAGQAEGLVSANKPF
- the ptrR gene encoding putrescine utilization regulator PtrR, yielding MDLVQLEIFKAVAEHGSISVAAQHIHRVPSNLTTRIKQLEQDLGVDLFIREKSRLRLSPAGWSFLDYARRILDLVQEARATVAGEEPQGSFPLGSLESTAAVRIPELLAAYNQKHAKVELDLSTGPSGTMIDGVLSGRLAAAFVDGPVLHPALEGVPAFEEEMVLIAPLHHSPIYRAQDVNGENIYAFRSNCSYRHHFESWFTKDAAVPGKIFEMESYHGMLACVSAGAGLALMPRSMLESMPGCTTVSIWPLSESFRYLRTWLVWRRGTVSQSLTMFVRLLEERGVVQQQT